A genomic window from Streptomyces sp. NBC_01429 includes:
- a CDS encoding carbohydrate ABC transporter permease: MSTTEVSRTVSGRPAGTSPPGTGSRTRKPRTFEQANRRLKWAMLAPALIFVGLMIVFPLVFTLNLSLTDAFGAVNAEKGYIGLRNFADALGDSRRFWPAAQRTVIFTVGAVIMETVLGLALAMLMRKPFRGMRWVRTVLIIPLLTTPVAIGILWLLILDPTNGIANHLLGSVGLPPQEFLGSVSQSLPTLMLIDVWQWTPMMTLLLLAGLTTIPEEPEEASRVDGANAWQRFRYVILPMLGPTLATALVLRAVDALKTFDILYATKGAGGGSDFEAETLNVYAYGLTFDYQEYGLASAVLILFTLFIIGVVVLLRRRAGRKSA; the protein is encoded by the coding sequence ATGTCCACCACCGAGGTCTCCCGCACGGTGTCCGGCCGCCCGGCCGGCACGTCCCCGCCCGGGACGGGGTCCCGCACGCGGAAACCGCGGACGTTCGAGCAGGCCAACCGGCGCCTGAAGTGGGCGATGCTCGCCCCGGCGCTGATCTTCGTGGGCCTGATGATCGTCTTTCCCCTGGTCTTCACGCTCAACCTCAGCCTCACCGACGCCTTCGGCGCGGTGAACGCCGAGAAGGGCTACATCGGGCTGCGGAACTTCGCCGACGCACTGGGTGATTCGCGCCGCTTCTGGCCCGCCGCCCAACGCACCGTGATCTTCACCGTCGGTGCCGTGATCATGGAGACGGTGCTCGGTCTCGCCCTGGCGATGCTCATGCGCAAGCCGTTCCGCGGCATGCGATGGGTCCGTACCGTTCTCATCATTCCGCTGCTCACCACGCCGGTGGCGATCGGCATCCTGTGGCTGCTCATCCTCGACCCCACCAACGGCATCGCCAACCACCTCCTCGGCTCGGTCGGGCTGCCCCCGCAGGAGTTCCTCGGCTCGGTGAGCCAGTCGCTGCCGACCCTGATGCTCATCGACGTCTGGCAGTGGACACCGATGATGACCCTGCTGCTGCTCGCCGGTCTGACCACCATCCCGGAGGAGCCGGAGGAAGCGTCCCGTGTGGACGGAGCCAACGCCTGGCAGCGGTTCCGCTACGTCATCCTGCCGATGCTCGGCCCCACACTGGCCACCGCTCTCGTACTGCGCGCCGTCGATGCACTCAAGACCTTCGACATCCTGTACGCGACGAAGGGCGCGGGCGGCGGCTCGGACTTCGAGGCGGAGACCCTCAACGTCTACGCCTACGGCCTCACCTTCGACTACCAGGAATACGGCCTGGCCTCGGCCGTCCTGATCCTGTTCACGCTCTTCATCATCGGCGTCGTGGTCCTGCTCCGCCGCCGTGCCGGAAGGAAGTCCGCATGA
- a CDS encoding NAD(P)-binding domain-containing protein, translating to MGEPIVSASTEALPVVVIGAGPIGLAAAAQLIERNIRPLVLEAGPAAGSAVREWAHVRLFSTWSEVVDAAAEKLLAPTGWVRPDGAAYPSGGDWADLYLQPLADALGDKVRRNATVTGVSRPGRDRVVDAGREDQPFLVHFTGADGGEERVLARAVIDASGTWATPGPAGGSGLPALGEKSAADHITYRVPDLDNPLVRARYAGRRTAVIGSGASAFTALAHLADLAKTDEGTGTHGVLILRRGISGSTFGGGEADQIPARGALGLAARAAVDEGHAETVTGFLVSAVERDDDGRLVLTGEDGQRLDAVDEVIVLTGFRPDLTFLDELRLGLDERLQAPTALAPLIDPNQHSCGTVYPHGHRELSHPEPGVYLVGMKSYGRAPTFLALTGYAQVRSIAAAIAGDLDSADRVELTLPETGVCGGAGLFNAPAADRADGGGGRAPEPALVRLGACAPATATAEEPSAGGACGS from the coding sequence ATGGGAGAGCCCATCGTGAGCGCATCCACCGAAGCCCTGCCCGTCGTCGTCATCGGTGCCGGGCCCATCGGCCTCGCGGCAGCCGCCCAGCTCATCGAGCGGAACATCCGGCCCCTCGTCCTGGAGGCCGGACCGGCCGCGGGATCGGCGGTGCGCGAGTGGGCGCACGTCCGGCTGTTCTCCACCTGGTCCGAAGTGGTCGACGCGGCCGCCGAAAAGCTCCTCGCGCCCACGGGGTGGGTCCGGCCCGACGGGGCCGCCTACCCGTCCGGCGGGGACTGGGCCGATCTCTACCTCCAGCCGCTCGCCGATGCCCTGGGCGATAAAGTCCGCCGCAACGCCACCGTCACCGGCGTCTCCCGCCCCGGCCGCGACCGCGTCGTGGACGCCGGCCGCGAGGACCAGCCGTTCCTCGTCCACTTCACCGGCGCCGACGGCGGCGAGGAGCGCGTCCTCGCCCGCGCGGTCATCGACGCCTCCGGCACCTGGGCCACCCCGGGCCCGGCCGGCGGCAGCGGCCTCCCCGCTCTCGGCGAGAAGAGCGCCGCCGACCACATCACCTACCGCGTCCCCGACCTCGACAACCCGCTGGTCCGGGCCCGGTACGCGGGCAGGCGCACCGCCGTCATCGGCTCCGGCGCCTCCGCGTTCACCGCCCTCGCCCACCTGGCCGACCTGGCGAAGACCGACGAAGGCACCGGCACCCACGGCGTGTTGATCCTGCGCCGCGGCATCTCCGGCTCCACCTTCGGCGGCGGCGAAGCCGACCAGATCCCCGCCCGCGGCGCCCTCGGTCTCGCCGCCAGGGCCGCCGTCGACGAAGGCCACGCCGAGACCGTCACGGGCTTCCTCGTCAGCGCCGTCGAGCGTGACGACGACGGCCGTCTGGTCCTGACCGGCGAAGACGGACAGCGTCTCGACGCGGTCGACGAGGTCATCGTCCTCACCGGCTTCCGCCCCGACCTCACCTTCCTCGACGAACTCCGCCTCGGCCTAGACGAACGCCTCCAGGCACCCACCGCGCTGGCCCCGCTGATCGATCCCAACCAGCACTCCTGCGGAACCGTCTACCCGCACGGTCACCGCGAGCTCTCCCACCCCGAGCCCGGTGTGTACCTGGTCGGCATGAAGTCCTACGGCCGCGCCCCGACCTTCCTCGCCCTGACCGGTTACGCGCAGGTCCGCTCCATCGCAGCGGCGATCGCGGGCGACCTCGACTCCGCCGACCGCGTCGAACTCACCCTCCCCGAGACCGGGGTGTGCGGCGGCGCCGGACTCTTCAACGCACCGGCCGCCGACCGGGCCGACGGCGGAGGCGGCCGCGCCCCGGAGCCCGCCCTCGTACGGCTCGGCGCCTGCGCCCCGGCGACGGCGACCGCCGAGGAGCCGTCGGCGGGCGGCGCCTGCGGCTCGTGA
- a CDS encoding MBL fold metallo-hydrolase, which translates to MINENERVQSMVLGDVEVIRVVEWHEPFLPTSEFLPEVSADVWKDNEQWLAPDHWKPDSDRTVIALQSWVLRSAGRTVLVDTGAGNGRERPGMAPYFHQRHGDFLGLLARAGVRPQDVDVVVNTHLHVDHVGWNTVDADGQWVPTFPHAQYLIPAADDFHYGPDNAYGNGLQEVDRLIYEDSIAPVHQAGQAVLWDGLHRIDEHLTLESAPGHTPGSSVLRLASGSDRAVFVGDLLHSPVQILDPCRNSNACLAPEQAAASRRRILARAADERELLVPAHFGGAGALEVRREGEGFALGPWATAGPGTRASASE; encoded by the coding sequence ATGATCAATGAGAACGAGCGTGTGCAGAGCATGGTGCTGGGGGATGTCGAGGTCATCCGGGTCGTGGAGTGGCACGAGCCGTTCCTGCCCACCTCCGAGTTCCTCCCGGAAGTCAGTGCCGATGTATGGAAGGACAACGAGCAGTGGCTCGCACCGGACCACTGGAAGCCGGACAGTGACAGGACGGTGATCGCGCTGCAGTCGTGGGTACTGCGCAGCGCCGGACGGACTGTCCTGGTCGACACAGGAGCGGGCAACGGGCGCGAACGACCGGGCATGGCACCGTACTTCCACCAGCGTCATGGGGATTTCCTCGGCCTCCTGGCGAGGGCGGGTGTTCGCCCACAGGATGTCGACGTCGTCGTCAACACCCACCTCCACGTCGATCACGTCGGCTGGAACACCGTCGACGCGGACGGGCAGTGGGTACCCACGTTCCCCCACGCCCAGTACCTCATTCCGGCCGCCGACGACTTCCACTACGGTCCGGACAACGCGTACGGGAACGGCTTACAGGAGGTCGACCGCCTGATCTACGAAGACAGCATCGCGCCCGTCCACCAGGCCGGACAGGCCGTGCTGTGGGACGGCCTCCACCGCATCGACGAACACCTCACCCTGGAGTCCGCGCCCGGCCACACCCCCGGCTCGTCCGTGCTGCGACTCGCGTCCGGGAGCGATCGGGCGGTCTTCGTCGGCGACCTGCTGCACAGCCCGGTACAGATCCTCGATCCCTGCCGCAACAGCAACGCCTGCCTGGCCCCGGAACAAGCGGCGGCCAGCCGCCGTCGGATCCTCGCGCGGGCGGCTGACGAACGGGAACTGCTCGTCCCCGCGCACTTCGGTGGTGCGGGCGCCTTGGAAGTCCGACGGGAGGGTGAAGGCTTCGCCCTCGGCCCATGGGCGACAGCCGGCCCGGGGACGAGGGCGTCAGCCTCTGAGTGA
- a CDS encoding ArsR/SmtB family transcription factor: protein MSAKVLPLLEPESVAPCCPPLSERPLTAEEAERTSAMFKALGDPVRLRLFSLVASHEGGEACVCDISDVGVSQPTVSHHLKKLREAGLLSSERRGTWVYYRVEPSVLAAMGQLLTRAAPV, encoded by the coding sequence ATGTCCGCGAAGGTCTTGCCGCTGCTGGAGCCGGAGTCCGTGGCCCCGTGCTGCCCGCCCCTGTCCGAGCGCCCGCTGACGGCCGAGGAGGCCGAGCGGACCTCGGCCATGTTCAAGGCGCTCGGGGATCCGGTGCGGCTGCGGCTGTTCTCGCTGGTCGCCTCGCACGAGGGCGGGGAGGCGTGCGTGTGCGACATCTCCGACGTCGGCGTTTCCCAGCCGACGGTCTCCCACCACCTGAAGAAGCTGCGGGAGGCGGGGCTGCTGTCCTCCGAGCGGCGCGGCACCTGGGTGTACTACCGGGTCGAGCCGTCCGTGCTCGCAGCCATGGGCCAACTCCTCACCCGCGCGGCCCCCGTATGA
- a CDS encoding DUF4184 family protein, whose protein sequence is MFYGYVLPGPGRPDDLGRLLEGILQRSAVAPAGPVPAEKVIELPFTLSHPAAVLPLMRRPFVPAALVAGAVVPDAPYFLNALGVSETGPQDWYGPFLNATQTHSLGVGLLVDLPLAAALVAVCRMLRAPITALLPSGLRLPEPERTTGLPAKARHVMWLLFSALIGIATHVAWDSFTHGDGFLVTHLQPLRASAPGGLTVARLLQYASTAFGLAAIGRHLWRRRGRLRSHDGTDSVARPGHFTRWGVVTALVVTPLLGGAVHARDDFNDYRYVTDVDYSRPVTVELGDGSNETSYPSTTVKAPWGTVAEGVLTGAAKRAGATFAAALLLYSAAWQIGAVSRRRTTAFTPAPSSPPTRGGK, encoded by the coding sequence ATGTTCTATGGCTACGTGCTGCCTGGGCCAGGCCGGCCGGACGATCTCGGACGCCTACTTGAAGGCATCCTCCAGCGGAGCGCGGTGGCCCCGGCCGGTCCCGTTCCAGCAGAGAAGGTCATCGAGTTGCCGTTCACCTTGTCCCACCCCGCGGCAGTGCTGCCACTGATGCGCCGCCCCTTCGTTCCGGCGGCTCTGGTCGCGGGCGCCGTGGTACCCGACGCCCCGTACTTCCTGAACGCCCTCGGCGTGTCCGAGACCGGTCCCCAGGACTGGTACGGGCCGTTCCTCAACGCCACACAGACCCACTCGCTCGGCGTGGGCCTGCTGGTCGATCTGCCCCTTGCCGCCGCCCTGGTCGCCGTCTGCCGGATGCTGCGCGCGCCGATCACCGCGCTGCTCCCGTCCGGCCTCCGCCTTCCGGAACCCGAGCGGACGACCGGCCTGCCGGCCAAGGCCCGGCACGTCATGTGGCTGCTGTTCTCCGCGCTGATCGGTATCGCCACCCATGTGGCATGGGACTCCTTCACCCACGGAGACGGCTTCCTGGTCACTCATCTCCAGCCGCTGCGCGCCTCGGCCCCGGGCGGTCTGACGGTCGCGCGGCTGCTGCAGTACGCGAGCACCGCTTTCGGCCTCGCGGCCATCGGCCGGCATCTTTGGCGGCGCCGGGGGCGTCTGCGCTCCCACGACGGCACCGACTCCGTCGCCCGCCCGGGGCACTTCACGCGGTGGGGCGTGGTGACTGCGCTGGTCGTAACTCCCTTGCTGGGTGGCGCCGTACATGCCCGTGACGACTTCAACGACTACCGTTATGTGACCGACGTGGACTACAGCCGACCGGTCACCGTCGAGCTGGGCGACGGCTCGAACGAGACCTCCTATCCCTCCACAACGGTCAAGGCTCCGTGGGGCACCGTCGCCGAAGGCGTGTTGACCGGGGCCGCCAAAAGGGCGGGCGCCACGTTCGCGGCCGCCCTGCTCCTGTACTCCGCCGCCTGGCAGATCGGGGCCGTCTCGCGTCGGCGGACGACAGCGTTCACCCCTGCCCCCTCCTCACCACCGACTCGGGGCGGGAAGTGA
- a CDS encoding SDR family oxidoreductase, translating into MTDNITRAALVTGGSGGIGRAVAERLAKDGIAVGVHYAGNKAKADETVAAITGAGGKAIPVGGDVADESAMSAAFDAVEQEFGGIDVVVNTAGIMFLAPIATLDLDDLDRMHRTNIRGTFVVSQQAARRVRRGGAIINVSTSVTRAQFPTYGAYAASKGAVEGMTLVLAREMRGKDITVNAVAPGPTATPLFLDGKDQATIDNLAKAAPLERLGTPEDIAEAIAFLAGPARWINGQVLFANGGLV; encoded by the coding sequence ATGACGGACAACATCACTCGCGCGGCTCTGGTCACCGGCGGCTCCGGCGGCATCGGCCGTGCGGTCGCGGAGCGTCTGGCCAAGGACGGCATCGCCGTGGGCGTGCACTACGCCGGCAACAAGGCCAAGGCCGACGAGACGGTCGCCGCGATCACCGGGGCCGGCGGGAAGGCGATCCCGGTCGGCGGAGACGTCGCCGACGAGAGCGCGATGTCCGCCGCGTTCGACGCGGTGGAGCAGGAGTTCGGCGGCATCGACGTGGTCGTCAACACCGCCGGCATCATGTTCCTGGCCCCCATCGCCACCCTCGACCTGGACGACCTGGACCGGATGCACCGCACCAACATCCGCGGCACCTTCGTGGTCTCGCAGCAGGCAGCCCGCCGGGTCCGGCGGGGCGGAGCGATCATCAACGTCTCCACCTCGGTCACCCGCGCCCAGTTCCCGACCTACGGCGCCTACGCGGCGAGCAAGGGAGCGGTCGAGGGCATGACCCTGGTGCTGGCGCGCGAGATGCGCGGCAAGGACATCACGGTCAACGCGGTGGCTCCCGGCCCCACCGCCACTCCCCTGTTCCTGGATGGCAAGGACCAGGCCACGATCGACAACCTCGCCAAGGCCGCGCCGCTCGAGCGTCTGGGCACTCCGGAGGACATCGCGGAGGCGATCGCATTCCTCGCGGGCCCGGCGCGCTGGATCAACGGTCAGGTCCTGTTCGCCAACGGCGGCCTCGTCTGA
- a CDS encoding zinc-binding dehydrogenase, with protein MMGEFARLAGEGVLAVSVARTYTLDQIQEAAKLSQSRRPGGKVMLVL; from the coding sequence CTGATGGGCGAGTTCGCCCGGCTGGCCGGCGAAGGCGTCCTGGCCGTATCGGTCGCCCGCACCTACACGCTCGACCAGATCCAAGAAGCGGCCAAGCTCAGCCAGTCCCGGCGACCCGGCGGCAAGGTCATGCTCGTCCTGTGA
- a CDS encoding PadR family transcriptional regulator, with protein sequence MSERGMQELALLLLTALANAPRHGYAIAQEVKIITDGRVAPRTGALYGALDRLLAEGLIQVEREEVVGGRARRIFALAPAGRERLEAEAERLAATAREVRRRLADGSVAPA encoded by the coding sequence ATGAGTGAACGAGGAATGCAGGAGCTGGCGCTGCTGCTGCTGACGGCGCTGGCGAATGCCCCTCGGCACGGGTATGCCATTGCCCAGGAGGTCAAGATCATCACCGATGGCCGGGTGGCGCCGCGTACCGGGGCGCTTTACGGGGCGCTGGACCGGCTGCTGGCGGAGGGGCTGATCCAGGTGGAGCGCGAGGAGGTGGTGGGCGGTCGGGCTCGTCGGATCTTCGCTCTCGCTCCCGCCGGGCGGGAGCGGCTGGAGGCCGAGGCGGAGCGACTGGCCGCGACGGCCCGGGAGGTCAGGCGGCGGCTGGCCGATGGCTCGGTGGCGCCGGCATGA
- a CDS encoding ABC transporter substrate-binding protein: MAINHVWSQAIGRRTKEFEDRIGRKVSMVLLTADQLASSYNVKLNASATDVDVMMVRALQEQLVFAHNGWLADLTDRVEGDKAYDWRDFQKAPRDGSVTAGKVLSVPVVTERPALYYRKDLVEDLGGPPRTLEELMAISLDLTNRRKGFYGYVGRGQRSGAVTQWSSFLYSFGGDFVVDGKSGIGTPEALAAYQYYGDLLDRAGPPGATNMSLEQAMPIFAQGKAALFVDADAVYSNFLDPKISTVGETVGFAPFPAGPAGARPHNIPSWSLGINEFSLLRDDAWEFIRWASSPEMVAELQAAGIPGARQSAWSDAKTLASFPPELAKSMRINAERGIGYDRPRVLQVGRARDIIGRPLVAGILGDPVAPVARDAHAEFADFLVRDNRHQES; encoded by the coding sequence ATGGCGATCAACCACGTCTGGTCCCAGGCGATCGGTCGTCGCACGAAGGAGTTCGAAGACCGGATCGGACGCAAGGTCTCCATGGTCCTGCTCACCGCGGACCAGCTCGCCAGCAGCTACAACGTCAAACTCAACGCCTCCGCCACCGACGTGGACGTCATGATGGTCCGGGCGCTCCAGGAACAACTGGTCTTCGCGCACAACGGCTGGCTCGCCGATCTCACCGACCGGGTCGAGGGCGACAAGGCGTACGACTGGCGCGACTTCCAGAAGGCCCCGCGCGACGGGTCGGTCACCGCGGGAAAGGTGCTGAGCGTCCCCGTGGTGACCGAACGCCCGGCGCTCTACTACCGCAAGGACCTGGTCGAGGATCTCGGCGGTCCGCCCCGCACGCTCGAAGAGCTGATGGCGATATCGCTGGACCTCACGAACCGGCGCAAGGGCTTCTACGGCTACGTCGGGCGGGGCCAGCGCAGCGGCGCCGTCACCCAGTGGTCGAGCTTCCTCTACTCCTTCGGCGGGGACTTCGTCGTCGACGGAAAGTCGGGCATCGGCACGCCCGAAGCACTGGCCGCGTACCAGTACTACGGCGATCTGCTCGACCGGGCAGGCCCGCCCGGTGCCACCAACATGAGCCTCGAACAGGCCATGCCGATCTTCGCTCAGGGCAAGGCGGCGCTCTTCGTGGACGCCGACGCGGTCTACAGCAACTTCCTCGACCCGAAGATCTCGACGGTGGGGGAGACGGTGGGCTTCGCCCCGTTCCCGGCCGGCCCGGCCGGGGCCCGGCCGCACAACATCCCGTCCTGGAGCCTGGGCATCAACGAGTTCTCCCTGCTGCGCGACGACGCCTGGGAGTTCATCCGGTGGGCGTCGAGCCCCGAGATGGTGGCCGAACTCCAGGCGGCCGGAATCCCGGGCGCCCGCCAGTCGGCGTGGTCGGACGCCAAGACCCTCGCCTCGTTCCCGCCCGAGCTGGCGAAGAGCATGCGGATCAACGCGGAGCGGGGCATCGGCTACGACCGGCCCCGGGTCCTCCAAGTCGGCCGGGCGCGGGACATCATCGGCCGTCCGCTGGTGGCCGGAATCCTCGGCGACCCCGTGGCACCCGTCGCCCGGGATGCCCACGCCGAGTTCGCCGATTTCCTCGTCCGCGACAACCGCCACCAGGAGTCCTGA
- a CDS encoding carbohydrate ABC transporter permease, which produces MSATLSSSPRETAAGPPPATSVRGRRRRNWSWLRGIAIALVVLVFALPIIWMFAAAFKTNVQVTDPSVGLWFSPTLENFRSVLEAGQILRSMSNSLIVGFASTVFSAIIAVPAAWAVGRFRMRRTGSLILVARIIPAISLLVPWYYLFVQAGMVGSYTVLILSHMFVSVPLILWIMISFFEGLPVELEEAARTDGLSAFGAFWRISLPLAAPGTATASLLAFVFSWNNFMFALIFADEHTQTVPVTLFNFISYASTDWGGLMAAATLITLPVLLAALLGQKYLVAGLTSGASKG; this is translated from the coding sequence ATGAGCGCCACCCTCTCTTCCTCCCCGCGGGAGACCGCCGCAGGTCCGCCCCCGGCCACCTCCGTCCGTGGCCGCAGGCGCCGGAACTGGTCCTGGCTGAGGGGAATCGCCATCGCCCTGGTGGTGCTCGTCTTCGCGCTGCCGATCATCTGGATGTTCGCCGCCGCGTTCAAGACGAACGTCCAGGTGACCGACCCGAGCGTCGGGCTGTGGTTCTCACCGACGCTGGAGAATTTCCGCAGCGTCCTGGAGGCCGGTCAGATCCTCCGGTCGATGAGCAACTCCCTGATCGTCGGCTTCGCGTCCACCGTGTTCTCCGCGATCATCGCGGTGCCGGCCGCCTGGGCGGTGGGGCGGTTCCGGATGCGCCGCACCGGGTCCCTCATCCTCGTCGCGCGCATCATTCCCGCGATTTCGCTGCTCGTCCCCTGGTACTACCTGTTCGTGCAGGCGGGCATGGTCGGCTCCTACACCGTGCTGATCCTGAGCCACATGTTCGTATCGGTCCCCCTGATCCTCTGGATCATGATCAGCTTCTTCGAGGGCCTGCCGGTCGAGCTGGAGGAAGCCGCCCGTACGGACGGACTGTCCGCGTTCGGCGCCTTCTGGCGCATCTCGCTGCCGCTCGCGGCGCCGGGCACCGCCACCGCGTCCCTGCTGGCGTTCGTCTTCAGCTGGAACAACTTCATGTTCGCGCTGATCTTCGCGGACGAGCACACCCAGACCGTGCCCGTGACGCTGTTCAACTTCATCTCCTACGCGAGCACGGACTGGGGTGGCCTGATGGCCGCCGCCACCCTCATCACACTGCCGGTCCTCCTCGCCGCACTCCTCGGACAGAAGTACCTCGTGGCCGGGCTGACCTCGGGTGCCTCCAAGGGCTGA
- the manD gene encoding D-mannonate dehydratase ManD, which produces MKIVDTKVVVTNPGRNFVTLKITTDEGISGLGDATLNGRELAVASYLQDHVAPLLIGIDPHRVEDTWQSLYRGAYWRRGPVTMAAIAAVDVALWDIKAKAAGLPLYQLLGGASRERVGTYGHANGQDVPELFDSIRARLAEGYPAIRIQTGIPGLKTVYGVHHGAGPDGDGPVPHQQARPVVEDWDTAAYLRHIPTVFEAVRGEFGPELPLLHDAHHRLTPIQAAQLGKDLEPYRPFWLEDCTPAEDQDGLRLVRRHTTTPLAIGEVFNSVYDYQTLVSEKLIDYVRSAVTHFGGVSPLKKLFDFAAQHQIKSAIHGPEDISPVGMAAAIHLDLAIHNFGIQEYAGYTPLTHEVFPHAYTFTDGHLHPGETPGIGVELDEDLAAAHGYEAAYLPVNRLLDGTVHDW; this is translated from the coding sequence ATGAAGATCGTCGACACCAAGGTCGTCGTCACCAACCCCGGCCGCAACTTCGTCACCCTCAAGATAACGACGGACGAAGGCATTTCGGGTCTCGGCGATGCCACGCTCAACGGGCGGGAACTCGCCGTCGCCAGCTACCTCCAGGACCATGTCGCACCGCTGCTCATCGGTATCGATCCGCACCGCGTCGAAGACACCTGGCAGTCGCTGTACCGGGGTGCGTACTGGCGCCGCGGCCCGGTGACGATGGCCGCGATCGCCGCCGTTGACGTCGCCCTGTGGGACATCAAGGCCAAGGCCGCCGGTCTTCCCCTCTACCAGCTGCTCGGCGGCGCGAGCCGCGAGCGCGTCGGAACCTACGGACACGCCAACGGGCAGGACGTCCCCGAGCTGTTCGACTCGATCCGCGCCCGGCTGGCCGAGGGCTACCCGGCGATCCGGATACAGACGGGCATCCCGGGCCTGAAGACCGTATACGGCGTGCACCACGGGGCCGGCCCCGACGGGGACGGCCCCGTGCCGCACCAGCAGGCCCGTCCGGTGGTGGAGGACTGGGACACCGCGGCCTACCTGCGGCACATACCGACGGTCTTCGAGGCGGTCCGCGGCGAATTCGGTCCGGAACTGCCCCTGCTGCACGACGCCCATCACCGGCTCACGCCGATCCAGGCGGCTCAGCTGGGCAAGGACCTTGAGCCGTACCGTCCGTTCTGGCTGGAGGACTGCACGCCCGCCGAGGACCAGGACGGCCTGCGCCTGGTCCGCCGGCACACGACCACACCGCTCGCGATCGGCGAGGTCTTCAACTCCGTGTACGACTATCAGACGCTCGTGAGTGAGAAGCTCATCGACTACGTGCGCTCCGCGGTCACCCACTTCGGTGGTGTCTCGCCGCTGAAGAAGCTCTTCGATTTCGCCGCGCAGCACCAGATCAAGAGCGCCATTCACGGGCCGGAGGACATCTCACCGGTCGGCATGGCCGCCGCCATCCACCTCGATCTGGCGATCCACAACTTCGGCATTCAGGAGTACGCGGGGTACACGCCGCTGACCCACGAGGTGTTCCCGCACGCCTACACCTTCACCGACGGACATCTGCACCCCGGCGAGACGCCGGGCATCGGTGTGGAACTCGACGAGGACCTCGCCGCCGCCCACGGATACGAGGCCGCTTATCTGCCGGTCAACCGCCTCCTGGACGGTACGGTCCACGACTGGTGA
- a CDS encoding AraC family transcriptional regulator, with protein sequence MDVVSDAISAVHLGHPSSQRVRIGGSWCARLDPYDGAGFHVVLKGNCWLLTDGGAQVSLGVGDAVLLPHGTGGVLADSPVDAATARERAVPVDRLLVGTGTGAGANPRSGPRARPDRDETEVLCGKYSLDCSRMHPLMAELPEIVHLPSRVGTHLELRAAIDLLAGELDEVRPGSCVALPNLLDLLLVYMIRSWMAEATSGAWPGALGDPVTAAALRALHSNPAARWSNDLLAAEAGVSRPTLARRFTTRIGRPPMSYLAWWRVILAATLLRDTTETLATIAGRVGYGSPYALSHAFEREFGTTPGRYRARAADRSAPPQALN encoded by the coding sequence ATGGATGTGGTGAGCGACGCGATCTCTGCCGTGCACCTCGGGCACCCTTCGTCCCAGCGGGTGCGGATCGGCGGTAGCTGGTGCGCGCGGCTGGACCCGTACGACGGCGCGGGCTTCCACGTCGTCCTGAAGGGCAACTGCTGGCTGCTGACCGACGGCGGTGCCCAGGTGTCCCTCGGTGTGGGTGACGCGGTACTGCTGCCCCATGGCACGGGCGGCGTGCTGGCCGACTCCCCGGTCGACGCGGCGACCGCGAGGGAGAGGGCGGTACCGGTCGATCGATTGCTCGTGGGGACGGGGACGGGGGCGGGAGCGAACCCGAGGTCGGGGCCGCGAGCCCGGCCCGATCGCGACGAGACGGAGGTGCTCTGCGGCAAGTACTCGCTCGACTGCAGCAGGATGCACCCGCTCATGGCGGAACTCCCCGAGATCGTCCACCTTCCCAGCCGAGTAGGCACCCACCTCGAACTCCGCGCCGCCATCGACCTGCTCGCCGGGGAGCTGGACGAGGTACGGCCCGGCTCCTGCGTCGCGCTCCCGAACCTCCTCGACCTTCTCCTCGTCTACATGATCCGCTCCTGGATGGCCGAGGCCACCAGCGGAGCCTGGCCCGGCGCACTGGGTGACCCGGTGACGGCCGCCGCCCTGCGGGCGCTGCACTCGAACCCGGCCGCGCGGTGGAGCAACGACCTGCTGGCCGCCGAGGCGGGCGTCTCCCGCCCCACCCTGGCGCGCCGGTTCACCACCCGGATCGGCCGACCCCCGATGTCCTACCTCGCCTGGTGGCGTGTGATCCTCGCCGCCACGCTGCTCCGCGACACCACGGAAACCCTGGCCACCATCGCGGGTCGAGTCGGCTACGGCAGCCCGTACGCACTCTCCCACGCCTTCGAGAGGGAGTTCGGTACCACACCGGGGCGGTACCGAGCGCGGGCCGCGGATCGATCCGCTCCGCCACAAGCCCTCAACTGA